A part of Paenibacillus donghaensis genomic DNA contains:
- a CDS encoding MBL fold metallo-hydrolase — MKKQDERTGAIIIQEVNRTEVPYGTVAVWFLGQESVIIKGDGVTLYIDPYVCPNPDRTFPPPVATEEITNAQICLITHDHSDHLDKDALPQIIRSNPGLQVVAPGVCKDQLLELGLTEGQYLKAETAEWLSIGSKLKVLPVAAAHEQLEWDEQGHPKYVGYVIQLNGVTLYHAGDTVLFPELVETVSGLVIDLALLPINGRDYFRNKRNIAGNMSYREAAEFAAVAGFDTVIPLHYDIFAGNAENPGYFVDYLYRHFPRQKSHVMAPAERFVYVSPRAFLKE, encoded by the coding sequence ATGAAGAAACAGGATGAACGCACCGGTGCAATAATTATTCAGGAGGTCAACCGCACAGAGGTGCCTTACGGTACAGTGGCGGTCTGGTTCCTGGGGCAGGAAAGTGTAATTATCAAAGGCGACGGGGTTACGCTCTACATTGACCCTTATGTGTGTCCCAACCCCGACCGCACATTCCCGCCTCCGGTGGCTACGGAAGAGATCACGAATGCGCAGATATGCCTGATCACGCATGATCATTCCGACCATCTGGACAAGGATGCCCTGCCACAGATCATCCGCAGCAACCCAGGACTGCAGGTGGTGGCTCCGGGTGTGTGCAAGGACCAGCTGCTGGAGCTTGGCCTGACAGAAGGGCAATATCTCAAGGCAGAAACGGCTGAGTGGTTATCAATCGGCTCCAAGCTGAAGGTGCTGCCGGTGGCTGCTGCGCATGAGCAGCTGGAGTGGGACGAGCAGGGCCACCCGAAATATGTCGGGTATGTCATTCAACTGAATGGCGTCACGCTCTATCATGCCGGAGATACAGTGCTGTTCCCGGAACTGGTGGAGACGGTAAGCGGGCTTGTCATTGACCTGGCCCTGCTGCCAATCAACGGCCGTGACTACTTCCGCAATAAGCGGAATATTGCCGGCAACATGAGCTACCGGGAAGCAGCTGAATTCGCTGCAGTTGCCGGATTCGATACAGTGATTCCGCTGCATTATGACATCTTCGCCGGCAATGCCGAGAATCCCGGCTATTTCGTCGACTATCTGTACCGCCACTTTCCGCGTCAGAAGAGCCATGTGATGGCTCCTGCAGAGCGGTTTGTGTATGTCTCGCCGCGCGCTTTTTTGAAAGAGTAG